The proteins below are encoded in one region of Tolumonas auensis DSM 9187:
- the folD gene encoding bifunctional methylenetetrahydrofolate dehydrogenase/methenyltetrahydrofolate cyclohydrolase FolD — translation MSAKIIDGKAIALSVRQRVAARVAERKAKGLRAPGLAVVLVGEDAASQVYVGSKRRACEEVGFISKSYDLAPTITQDELLALIDQLNADPTIDGVLVQLPLPAHLDSTQVIERILPNKDVDGFHPYNVGRLAQRIPALRPCTPKGMMTLLENTGVKIKGMHAVVVGASNIVGRPMTLELLLAGCTTTTCHRFTKGLEQFVRQADILVVAVGKAEFIPGEWIKPGAIVLDVGINRLSNGKLVGDVEYPTAAQHASFITPVPGGVGPMTVATLIENTLQACEQYHS, via the coding sequence ATGTCTGCAAAAATCATTGATGGAAAAGCGATTGCCCTGTCTGTGCGTCAGCGTGTAGCTGCCCGTGTAGCAGAACGTAAGGCAAAAGGATTACGGGCACCGGGGCTGGCGGTTGTGCTGGTTGGTGAAGATGCGGCTTCTCAGGTGTATGTCGGCAGCAAACGCCGGGCCTGTGAAGAAGTTGGTTTTATTTCTAAATCATACGATTTAGCACCAACAATCACACAAGATGAATTACTGGCTCTGATCGACCAATTAAATGCTGATCCAACCATTGATGGCGTTCTGGTTCAGCTTCCTCTCCCTGCTCATCTTGATTCAACACAGGTTATTGAGCGCATTTTACCAAACAAAGATGTGGATGGTTTCCATCCCTATAATGTTGGTCGTCTGGCGCAACGTATCCCTGCCCTGCGTCCATGTACCCCTAAAGGCATGATGACACTGCTGGAAAATACCGGGGTTAAGATTAAAGGAATGCATGCGGTTGTTGTCGGAGCATCTAATATTGTGGGTCGCCCGATGACGCTGGAGCTATTGCTGGCCGGCTGTACTACAACGACCTGTCACCGTTTCACTAAAGGGCTGGAACAATTTGTCCGTCAGGCCGACATACTGGTCGTGGCGGTAGGTAAAGCTGAATTCATTCCGGGTGAATGGATCAAACCGGGTGCAATCGTTCTGGATGTCGGCATCAACCGTTTATCGAATGGCAAACTGGTAGGTGATGTGGAATACCCGACTGCGGCACAGCATGCGAGTTTCATCACCCCGGTACCAGGTGGTGTCGGCCCGATGACAGTCGCGACGTTAATCGAAAACACGTTGCAAGCCTGTGAGCAATACCACAGCTAA
- the pmrB gene encoding two-component system sensor histidine kinase PmrB, whose amino-acid sequence MKPNQNSLSRRLLFSIGTILFVTQGTTIFWLLHEEQEIIVRNLHRASKLNVPVESLGWFNWEIVGALFFPALLAFLLSLFVSGIAIKRIISPLYKLTTQLQQRHVEQWQPFDDDGSSREVTAITHALNLLMQKLQLAFSRERQFTSDVSHELRTPIAGIRLNLELLEQQSPQEIMPLIARLDSMQRTIDQLLTMARLEQKMVMGLQTPVDLVNDVILPAQNEFRELLQARGLAVQLFLPDSAYVVGDKTLLSLLLRNLVENSSRYADSNTSLTISLAEQPDGLHLSVRDIGNGVDETHIAALTDAFQRFDQRGSGIGLGLNIVARICALHHAKLQIKNHNEPHGLIVDIVFSAANKKG is encoded by the coding sequence TTGAAGCCAAATCAGAATAGTCTGTCCCGACGGTTATTATTCAGTATTGGTACGATCTTGTTTGTCACGCAGGGCACGACTATTTTCTGGTTGTTGCATGAAGAGCAGGAAATTATTGTCCGTAATTTACACCGTGCCAGTAAATTAAACGTGCCTGTTGAATCTCTGGGCTGGTTTAACTGGGAGATTGTTGGTGCGCTGTTTTTCCCGGCACTGCTGGCATTTTTACTCAGTTTGTTTGTCAGCGGGATCGCGATAAAACGGATTATTTCTCCGCTATATAAGCTGACGACGCAGTTGCAGCAACGTCATGTTGAACAGTGGCAGCCGTTCGATGATGACGGAAGCAGTCGTGAAGTGACCGCTATTACTCATGCATTAAATTTGCTGATGCAGAAATTACAGCTGGCTTTTTCCCGCGAGCGGCAATTCACTTCGGATGTTTCTCATGAATTGCGGACCCCCATTGCTGGTATTCGTTTAAATCTTGAATTGCTTGAACAGCAGTCACCCCAAGAGATCATGCCGCTTATCGCTCGTCTGGATAGTATGCAACGGACGATAGACCAGTTACTCACGATGGCACGGCTTGAACAGAAAATGGTGATGGGTCTGCAAACACCGGTCGATCTGGTCAATGACGTGATTTTACCGGCACAAAATGAATTCCGGGAGTTGTTACAGGCGCGGGGACTGGCGGTTCAGTTATTTCTGCCGGATTCCGCTTATGTCGTGGGGGATAAAACATTACTGAGTTTGCTGTTACGCAATCTGGTTGAAAATAGCAGCCGTTATGCAGATAGCAATACAAGCCTGACGATTTCACTGGCAGAACAGCCGGATGGCTTACATCTGAGTGTCAGGGATATTGGCAATGGTGTTGATGAAACCCATATTGCGGCATTAACGGATGCCTTTCAGCGTTTTGATCAGCGGGGGAGTGGTATCGGATTAGGGCTGAATATCGTCGCCCGGATCTGTGCTTTGCATCATGCCAAATTACAGATCAAAAATCACAATGAACCACATGGTTTAATCGTGGATATAGTATTTTCTGCTGCCAATAAAAAGGGCTGA
- a CDS encoding two-component system response regulator PmrA, with product MKILLIEDDALLLNGLQKALEQQQYCCDIARSLSEARRYTLDDYDLIILDLGLPDGDGLTLLKQWRQQGCSQPVLILTARDSLDDRVKGLDQGADDYLIKPFALAELQARVRALMRRRFEKAENALQSGALKLDMNLNQVWLHEQELTLTRMEYAILRRLMLHAGKTVQRERLQQDLYDWNDEIGSNTLEVYIHHLRRKLGSDSIRTIRGEGYRLEAKSE from the coding sequence ATGAAAATTCTGCTGATTGAAGATGATGCTTTATTGCTGAATGGCTTGCAGAAGGCATTGGAGCAACAGCAATATTGTTGTGATATTGCACGGAGCCTGAGTGAGGCTCGTCGCTACACACTGGACGACTATGATCTGATTATTCTGGATCTGGGATTGCCGGACGGAGACGGACTGACGTTACTGAAACAATGGCGCCAGCAAGGCTGTTCCCAGCCGGTATTGATCCTGACGGCCCGCGACTCATTGGATGATCGTGTAAAAGGGCTGGATCAGGGGGCTGATGACTATCTGATTAAACCATTTGCCCTGGCAGAGCTTCAGGCCAGAGTAAGAGCGCTGATGCGTCGTCGTTTTGAGAAAGCGGAAAATGCACTGCAATCCGGCGCTTTAAAGCTGGATATGAATCTGAATCAGGTCTGGTTGCATGAACAGGAACTGACACTGACCCGGATGGAATATGCCATTCTGCGTCGCCTGATGTTACATGCAGGAAAAACCGTACAGCGTGAACGGTTACAGCAGGATCTGTATGACTGGAATGATGAAATTGGCTCAAATACGCTGGAAGTCTATATTCATCATCTGAGACGCAAGCTGGGTTCAGACAGTATCAGAACCATTCGGGGGGAGGGATATCGTCTTGAAGCCAAATCAGAATAG
- the cysS gene encoding cysteine--tRNA ligase, which translates to MLKIYNTLTRQKEEFKPIHPGKVGMYVCGVTIYDLCHIGHGRTFVAFDVVVRYLRYLGYDVTFVRNITDVDDKIIKRAAENAESCDALTERLIGDMHADFDALKLQRPDIEPRATQHIGEIITLVQSLLDQNYAYVADSGDVLFSIDSFPEYGRLSGQNIEQLQAGARVDVEESKRNPMDFVLWKMSKPGEPMWDSPWGAGRPGWHIECSAMNSKHLGHHFDIHGGGSDLQFPHHENEIAQSCCAHHTPYVNTWMHSGMVMVDEEKMSKSLGNFFTIRDVLKVYDAETVRYFLMSGHYRSPLNYSDLNLQQARASLERLYTALRGVEDGEEQAALSAPFDERFKAAMDDDFNTPEAYSVLFDLARDLNRAKQDSPADAVALAACLRRLGGVLGLLQQQPEQFLQSGAAAETDDVAEIELLIKTRNDARASKNWALADEARNKLTEMGIVLEDGPQGTTWRRKG; encoded by the coding sequence ATGCTTAAGATTTACAACACCCTGACTCGCCAGAAAGAAGAATTCAAACCAATCCACCCCGGCAAAGTGGGCATGTATGTCTGTGGTGTCACCATTTACGATCTGTGCCATATCGGCCACGGCCGCACTTTCGTCGCTTTTGACGTTGTTGTGCGTTATCTGCGTTATCTCGGTTATGACGTCACCTTCGTACGCAACATTACCGATGTGGATGACAAAATCATCAAACGCGCTGCTGAAAATGCCGAGAGCTGTGATGCGCTGACTGAGCGTCTTATCGGCGACATGCATGCTGATTTTGATGCCTTAAAACTGCAGCGTCCGGACATCGAACCACGGGCTACTCAGCATATCGGCGAAATTATCACTCTGGTGCAGAGTCTGCTGGATCAAAATTACGCATATGTTGCTGATAGCGGCGATGTCTTGTTCTCGATTGACAGCTTCCCGGAATATGGCCGTTTGTCTGGTCAGAATATCGAACAGCTTCAGGCAGGTGCACGCGTAGACGTCGAAGAAAGTAAGCGTAATCCGATGGATTTCGTGCTGTGGAAGATGTCGAAACCGGGTGAACCAATGTGGGATTCACCATGGGGTGCTGGTCGTCCGGGCTGGCATATTGAATGTTCTGCCATGAATTCCAAACATCTGGGTCATCATTTTGATATTCATGGCGGTGGTTCTGATCTGCAATTCCCGCATCATGAAAACGAAATTGCACAAAGCTGCTGTGCCCACCACACTCCTTATGTAAATACCTGGATGCATTCCGGTATGGTGATGGTGGATGAGGAAAAAATGTCCAAATCATTGGGCAACTTCTTCACCATTCGTGATGTGCTGAAAGTGTATGATGCTGAAACCGTGCGTTATTTCCTGATGTCCGGCCATTACCGCAGTCCGCTGAATTATTCTGATCTGAATCTGCAACAAGCCCGTGCATCTCTGGAACGTCTGTATACTGCATTGCGTGGTGTGGAAGATGGCGAAGAGCAGGCTGCACTCTCTGCGCCATTTGATGAGCGCTTTAAAGCAGCGATGGATGATGACTTCAATACACCGGAAGCCTATTCTGTGTTGTTTGATCTGGCCCGCGATCTGAATCGTGCTAAACAGGATTCGCCAGCCGATGCAGTTGCGTTAGCCGCTTGTCTGCGTCGTTTAGGCGGTGTATTGGGTCTGTTGCAACAGCAGCCGGAACAGTTCCTGCAATCCGGTGCCGCAGCCGAAACGGATGATGTTGCCGAAATTGAGCTGTTGATCAAAACCCGTAACGATGCCCGTGCCAGCAAAAACTGGGCGCTGGCCGATGAAGCGCGTAACAAGCTGACTGAAATGGGTATTGTGCTGGAAGATGGTCCGCAGGGTACAACCTGGCGTCGTAAAGGCTAA
- a CDS encoding peptidylprolyl isomerase — translation MSVTLHTNFGDITLELFNDKAPATAANFLQYCRDGHYNGTIFHRVIENFMIQGGGYAPGFEEKETRAPVKNEANNGVSNKIGTVAMARTMEPHSASAQFFINVADNTFLDFKSESMQGWGYCVFGQVTAGMDIVNKIKAVKTGRYGMHQDVPKEDVVIENVTIAE, via the coding sequence ATGTCTGTTACTCTGCACACCAATTTTGGCGATATCACTCTGGAACTGTTCAACGACAAAGCACCGGCAACTGCAGCAAACTTCCTGCAATACTGCCGTGACGGTCACTACAACGGCACCATTTTCCACCGTGTTATTGAAAATTTCATGATTCAGGGCGGTGGCTATGCACCTGGCTTTGAAGAGAAAGAAACCCGTGCTCCGGTCAAAAACGAAGCGAATAACGGTGTATCTAACAAAATAGGTACTGTCGCTATGGCACGTACCATGGAACCGCATTCAGCTTCTGCTCAATTCTTCATTAACGTTGCTGATAACACCTTCCTGGATTTCAAATCTGAATCCATGCAGGGCTGGGGTTACTGTGTATTCGGTCAGGTAACTGCCGGCATGGATATCGTTAACAAAATCAAAGCGGTGAAAACCGGCCGTTACGGTATGCATCAGGATGTACCGAAAGAAGACGTAGTGATCGAAAACGTCACCATCGCTGAATAA
- a CDS encoding UDP-2,3-diacylglucosamine diphosphatase → MTKLFIADLHLSESRPDLIQAFIHFLETEARTADELYILGDLFEFWIGDDEQSPLQQQITHALRTLANHGCQLFYSHGNRDFMIGKRFAQECGMTLLPPVYPCELAGEKALLLHGDQLCTDDEAYQRFRRITSWPWLQWIFLHLPLSRRVKIAQQIRQGSHKGKQQKSRSIMDVTPQSVITCFEQHKATLMIHGHTHRPQIHDVTLSSNQPARRIVLGDWDTDLWYLKIDDRDINLISQPINTAKN, encoded by the coding sequence ATGACTAAACTCTTTATTGCTGATCTGCACCTCAGTGAATCGCGCCCTGATCTGATCCAGGCATTTATCCATTTCTTAGAAACTGAGGCCAGAACTGCCGATGAGCTCTATATTCTCGGTGATTTGTTCGAGTTCTGGATTGGTGATGATGAACAATCGCCGTTACAGCAACAGATCACCCATGCATTAAGAACCTTAGCCAATCATGGCTGTCAGCTGTTTTATTCTCATGGTAATCGCGATTTTATGATCGGAAAACGATTTGCCCAGGAATGTGGCATGACACTGCTACCGCCGGTTTATCCCTGCGAGCTGGCAGGAGAAAAAGCCTTGTTGTTACACGGTGATCAGCTTTGCACGGATGATGAGGCCTATCAGCGTTTTCGCCGCATCACCAGCTGGCCATGGCTTCAATGGATATTTTTGCATTTGCCTTTATCCCGTCGTGTAAAAATCGCACAGCAAATCCGTCAGGGCAGTCATAAAGGTAAGCAGCAAAAAAGCCGTAGTATCATGGATGTGACACCGCAGAGCGTTATCACATGCTTTGAGCAGCATAAGGCCACACTGATGATCCACGGCCATACGCATCGGCCGCAGATCCATGACGTGACATTAAGCAGCAATCAGCCAGCACGCAGAATTGTGCTCGGTGACTGGGATACGGATCTCTGGTATCTGAAAATTGATGATCGGGATATCAATTTGATTTCTCAGCCCATCAATACAGCTAAAAACTAA
- a CDS encoding DUF4113 domain-containing protein — protein MQVLDTINHSGKGKVWFAGERITRAWSMKREHLSPAYTTNWRELPVVR, from the coding sequence ATGCAGGTGCTAGATACCATCAACCATAGCGGCAAGGGGAAGGTTTGGTTTGCTGGTGAAAGGATAACCAGAGCATGGTCTATGAAGCGGGAACATTTGTCACCGGCATACACGACTAACTGGCGTGAGTTGCCGGTGGTGAGGTGA
- a CDS encoding AAA domain-containing protein: MELIVVSSEGLKKSEHEAALLLRDSLPEHWVGYAGFLMADTKGKTMEIDMLIFTDDRVLLVELKNLAGTIEMDDRTWYQTTPNGHIIKHASPIEVKREHAMRIKSLFKRDLVNRWGNTFFEVQPMVVLCGEAKVLRTTPTDAPLVVHINNFKNIGDKQIYKEIIPQDNAQYFFDKNPHLRPCNRNQINIFDDWRRGGKAIQKRYRNEASYIIPELNEPAFRGPKGVYNEHIGEHTRDAEDKALVRIWNFNNLHNVDTTMTVRALLGLREERAIRYIHKIDRQLSDDYLLNFKHDLNEDTLPVDMAEVYSLPPMVERLDDYLNTSHLNAEDRLSMIRSILTPLASMHAIGVYHRDLSSARLWWDKTRGSVLISGLLSSKFPDLGNTSLADLRQELNSSRVEMPEDVLGATDILSQAIDVFQIGVLLYEVAYGTKLPSPKDGWTEWVEPALESDPFEGRLHGWFQKALDPEANNRFDNAGQMLEVLAQLVNMQNIDTNQDKQRVLDELTSYGSQIIPMMSFLQDPNFPPEQDMIRQRITYRSKTSDGKLCIVRIFMSARPNPDNHGQSLRLLHFLNRCKIASNNILPIPKILDFGHGMNGTHVVQEFVDGIDLEKWMEKKGNTYEKRYLIADNIIRAINKIHDLELSHGDLKPENILVQENDGKLNVVLLDMFDMDLNGLSPSNSTYSPKSDVSASARDRYAVYLLVDEIFGGCADKGATKIRVEIKNALGDDLQSVPRDLELLRRTMTVANEPEPVAIEPILFYHPNIHENGEEFEMDSGVYHFSARRQANRLTVFLCGFTHKLTVNLNIEGNELHDGNRSFFGKLSGQDLTTDSRFLQRKNRGQMPIEQPIQLKKLNASTNNNEFIEYIESLPVIRQLLNTEPSVEQQLPMPANGSVPVKQLWQRLVDVERETLPTVTVTKDAVEKGNVVHVQIAENINDFEFDYDDEINVSTDQFETLFGQLDIKASGDGLLVLKEKVGSNHFRLKNIKEGVTLTLSNQGCDISWARRKEALSRVLSGEAVMGDLTERFISGADGDQPPSLPNITEEQLKRYNLDESKEKAFRYVLENPFSVLMGPPGTGKTTLSSALLHHLMTSGDVRRILVVSQSHIAADEVVVRARDMMMKIAGEHASVGIPSIVRLGDRERISKEMLDVHTSALQDQMRTKFHSELEIRMLSLSARLKLPKSFVLAAAGLYRTCGLELFQFDLARLVLIDAKREAEDKPKDNGVREKLNLAERRMEQLAFSLEGRLKTHTDYPEQILRHNNPLMAALEIIAETHQVHNPQRIKRMADVIKVTHLWFQRLATDQRGYAAFAARTRQLVVGTLVGIGSEAYQIHKNSFDMVIIDEAGRATFSELAIAMQSAKRVLLVGDHKQLAPSYDVDHIKDVCRTLNLSKDEVTKTDFERAFELNNGQMLSTQYRMVPAIGEIISQCFYSGELKTGPKASLDWMKSLPEPWNKSVSWIDTSGNGYLEKNTAKGGVSNDAEVELLSSLLHELVSIDGTVEQLKMWGKNDSTPPIGIITGYRKQVELLELNLENAAWAAGIRDLIKIDTIDSYQGSENRIIMLSLVRHNANNKTGFMNDNARVNVALSRAKERLIIVGAGAMWTKTNPEAPLSRVFNFINSHTGKTDSEYLIVKPEDIADVSQSKTEEEFNA, translated from the coding sequence ATGGAACTCATAGTTGTAAGCTCTGAAGGGCTAAAGAAATCTGAGCACGAAGCAGCTCTTCTACTACGAGACAGTCTCCCTGAGCATTGGGTTGGCTATGCGGGCTTCCTGATGGCCGACACTAAAGGCAAGACAATGGAGATCGATATGTTGATCTTCACAGATGATCGAGTGCTGCTTGTCGAACTAAAAAACTTGGCCGGCACCATTGAGATGGATGACCGTACTTGGTATCAAACAACCCCCAACGGTCACATTATTAAGCATGCGTCGCCTATCGAGGTTAAACGTGAACATGCTATGCGTATCAAGTCGCTATTTAAACGGGATTTGGTTAATCGATGGGGAAATACTTTCTTCGAAGTGCAGCCTATGGTTGTTTTGTGTGGTGAGGCTAAAGTGCTTCGTACCACGCCAACCGATGCACCTTTGGTTGTTCATATCAATAATTTCAAAAATATAGGTGACAAACAAATCTATAAAGAAATTATTCCTCAGGACAACGCTCAATACTTTTTCGACAAAAATCCACATCTTCGCCCTTGTAATCGCAATCAAATCAATATATTCGATGATTGGCGACGTGGCGGTAAAGCCATCCAAAAGCGCTATCGCAATGAAGCAAGCTATATTATCCCCGAGCTAAACGAACCAGCATTTAGAGGACCTAAAGGTGTCTATAACGAACATATAGGGGAGCATACTCGTGATGCTGAAGATAAAGCATTAGTTCGGATCTGGAATTTTAACAATCTACACAATGTAGATACCACTATGACTGTGCGTGCACTCCTTGGACTGCGAGAAGAACGTGCAATCCGTTATATTCATAAGATAGATCGCCAACTAAGTGATGATTATCTGCTTAATTTTAAGCACGATCTAAATGAAGATACGTTGCCGGTAGACATGGCTGAAGTATATAGCCTTCCGCCAATGGTTGAACGCCTAGATGATTACCTAAATACCTCACACCTAAATGCCGAAGATCGGCTATCAATGATCCGCTCAATATTAACCCCCTTAGCATCAATGCACGCAATTGGTGTATACCATCGAGATCTAAGCTCTGCTCGTCTATGGTGGGATAAAACTCGTGGTTCAGTGCTTATTAGCGGTCTGCTTAGCAGTAAGTTTCCTGACTTGGGAAACACATCTCTTGCTGATTTGCGTCAAGAGCTAAACAGTTCTCGTGTTGAAATGCCTGAAGATGTTCTTGGCGCAACAGATATACTCAGTCAAGCAATCGATGTATTCCAAATAGGGGTTTTGCTCTATGAAGTTGCTTATGGGACAAAGTTACCTAGTCCTAAAGATGGTTGGACTGAATGGGTAGAGCCAGCCTTAGAGAGTGACCCTTTTGAGGGGCGATTACATGGTTGGTTTCAGAAAGCTTTGGATCCAGAGGCTAATAATCGTTTCGACAACGCAGGTCAAATGCTTGAGGTCTTGGCGCAATTGGTGAACATGCAGAATATCGACACCAATCAAGACAAGCAACGAGTGCTTGATGAACTTACATCATACGGTTCACAAATAATACCCATGATGTCGTTCTTGCAAGATCCTAATTTCCCGCCTGAACAAGATATGATTCGTCAACGCATTACCTACCGTTCTAAAACTTCTGACGGTAAGCTATGCATTGTTCGTATATTCATGTCTGCTCGCCCTAATCCTGACAACCATGGTCAATCACTACGTCTACTGCATTTCCTGAATCGCTGTAAAATTGCTAGTAACAATATCTTACCAATACCAAAGATTCTCGATTTTGGACATGGTATGAACGGAACTCATGTTGTTCAGGAATTTGTTGATGGAATTGACCTTGAAAAGTGGATGGAGAAAAAAGGTAACACTTACGAGAAAAGATACTTAATTGCAGACAATATTATTCGTGCTATCAACAAGATACATGATCTTGAACTAAGTCACGGCGATCTCAAGCCTGAAAATATTCTTGTGCAAGAAAATGATGGCAAGCTAAATGTAGTTCTCTTGGACATGTTTGATATGGATCTCAATGGTCTTTCCCCCAGCAACTCCACGTACTCGCCTAAGTCGGATGTTAGTGCTAGTGCTCGTGACCGCTATGCAGTTTATCTTCTAGTCGATGAAATCTTTGGTGGATGTGCGGACAAGGGGGCTACTAAGATTCGTGTTGAGATAAAGAACGCACTAGGTGATGATTTGCAATCTGTTCCTCGTGATCTTGAGCTACTACGTAGAACTATGACGGTAGCTAATGAGCCGGAACCTGTAGCTATAGAGCCAATCTTATTTTACCACCCAAACATACATGAAAATGGTGAAGAGTTTGAGATGGACTCAGGCGTTTACCACTTCTCGGCTCGCCGTCAGGCGAATCGTCTTACAGTGTTTCTTTGTGGTTTTACACATAAATTAACTGTAAACCTAAACATTGAAGGAAATGAACTTCATGATGGAAATCGCTCATTTTTCGGCAAGTTGAGTGGTCAAGATTTGACTACAGACTCTCGTTTCCTGCAGAGGAAGAATCGGGGACAGATGCCGATTGAGCAGCCGATACAATTGAAAAAACTTAATGCATCAACTAATAACAACGAATTTATTGAGTACATAGAGAGTCTTCCGGTAATCCGCCAGTTATTAAATACAGAACCTAGTGTTGAACAGCAGTTACCGATGCCTGCTAATGGCTCTGTACCGGTTAAACAACTATGGCAACGTTTAGTTGATGTAGAACGAGAAACCTTACCTACCGTTACTGTAACTAAAGATGCGGTAGAAAAAGGTAACGTAGTTCATGTGCAAATTGCTGAAAACATAAATGATTTTGAGTTTGATTATGATGACGAAATCAATGTGTCTACTGATCAATTTGAAACTCTCTTTGGACAATTGGATATTAAAGCATCAGGTGATGGCTTGTTGGTGCTTAAGGAAAAAGTTGGGTCAAATCACTTCCGTCTTAAAAACATTAAAGAAGGAGTGACACTGACACTATCAAATCAAGGTTGTGATATAAGCTGGGCGCGTCGTAAGGAAGCATTGAGTCGAGTGCTGTCCGGAGAAGCAGTAATGGGAGATTTAACTGAGCGATTCATTTCTGGGGCAGACGGTGATCAACCTCCTTCCTTGCCTAATATTACCGAAGAGCAGTTAAAGCGTTACAACCTAGATGAATCGAAAGAGAAGGCATTTAGATACGTACTGGAGAACCCTTTTAGCGTACTTATGGGGCCTCCAGGTACGGGTAAAACCACTTTATCAAGTGCTTTACTTCACCACTTGATGACATCAGGGGATGTTCGCCGCATTCTCGTTGTCAGTCAATCGCACATTGCTGCAGACGAAGTTGTAGTACGTGCCCGAGACATGATGATGAAGATCGCGGGCGAGCATGCTTCAGTTGGAATACCCAGCATTGTTCGTCTTGGTGATCGTGAACGCATATCTAAGGAAATGCTTGATGTGCATACTTCTGCTTTGCAGGATCAAATGCGCACTAAGTTCCATAGTGAGCTTGAGATTCGAATGTTATCTCTTTCTGCCCGTCTAAAACTGCCAAAATCATTTGTGTTGGCTGCGGCAGGTTTATATCGCACTTGTGGCCTAGAGCTATTTCAATTTGATCTTGCTCGCTTAGTGTTAATCGATGCTAAACGAGAAGCCGAGGATAAACCAAAGGATAACGGAGTAAGAGAAAAGCTAAATCTTGCTGAACGTAGAATGGAACAATTAGCATTTTCTCTTGAGGGACGACTAAAGACACACACTGACTACCCAGAGCAAATACTTCGCCACAACAACCCCTTAATGGCGGCTTTGGAAATAATAGCCGAAACACACCAGGTTCATAATCCACAACGCATTAAGCGCATGGCTGATGTAATTAAGGTGACTCATCTTTGGTTCCAACGTCTTGCGACCGATCAACGTGGCTATGCTGCCTTTGCTGCGCGAACTCGACAATTGGTGGTTGGTACCCTTGTTGGTATTGGATCAGAAGCTTATCAGATTCATAAAAATTCATTCGATATGGTAATCATTGATGAGGCAGGTCGTGCAACCTTCTCTGAGCTAGCGATTGCAATGCAGTCGGCTAAGCGGGTTTTGCTAGTTGGTGACCATAAGCAACTAGCTCCTAGCTACGATGTAGATCATATAAAAGATGTATGTCGCACTCTTAACTTGAGCAAGGATGAGGTTACCAAAACAGACTTTGAGCGCGCCTTCGAGCTTAATAATGGTCAAATGTTGTCGACACAATACCGAATGGTGCCTGCGATTGGTGAGATTATCAGTCAGTGCTTTTATAGCGGCGAACTTAAGACTGGTCCGAAAGCTTCGCTTGATTGGATGAAGTCGCTACCCGAGCCTTGGAATAAGAGTGTTTCTTGGATCGATACCTCTGGTAATGGCTATCTAGAAAAAAATACTGCCAAAGGTGGTGTTTCCAACGATGCAGAGGTTGAGCTGTTAAGCAGCTTATTACATGAATTAGTTAGCATTGATGGTACTGTGGAACAATTGAAAATGTGGGGTAAGAACGACTCGACCCCACCTATAGGGATCATCACTGGTTACCGTAAACAAGTTGAACTTCTTGAGCTTAACCTTGAAAACGCTGCATGGGCTGCTGGTATCCGTGATCTAATAAAGATCGATACCATTGATTCATATCAAGGCTCGGAGAACCGCATCATCATGCTAAGCCTTGTTCGTCATAACGCTAATAATAAAACTGGTTTTATGAATGATAACGCCCGAGTGAACGTGGCATTATCTCGCGCCAAAGAGCGCTTAATCATCGTGGGTGCTGGTGCAATGTGGACCAAAACAAATCCAGAAGCGCCATTAAGCCGAGTGTTTAACTTCATCAATAGCCATACCGGTAAAACAGATAGTGAGTACTTGATTGTTAAACCTGAAGATATTGCTGATGTGAGTCAATCTAAGACAGAGGAAGAATTCAATGCGTGA